From one Rosa rugosa chromosome 4, drRosRugo1.1, whole genome shotgun sequence genomic stretch:
- the LOC133746348 gene encoding 26S proteasome non-ATPase regulatory subunit 12 homolog A-like, which yields MEGGGNLDAQIEQLLNLEKQMRLSGDVAGTKKAATDILELCFKAAAWKTLNDQILVLSKRRGQLKQAVTAMVQQAMQYIDQTPDLETRIELIKTLNNVSAGKIYVEIERARLIKRLAKIKEEQGLIAEAADLMQEIAVETFGAMAKTEKIAFILEQVRLCLDRQDYVRAQILSRKISPRVFDIDASKEKKKPKEGDGIVEEAPADIPSLLELKRIYYELMIRYYSHNNDYLEISRCYKAIYEIPSVRENPAQWIPVLRKICWYLVLSPYDPMQSSLLNSTLEDKNLSEIPYFRLLLKQVVTMEVIQWTTLWNTYKAEFENEKSMLGGSLGDKAAEDLKQRIIEHNILVVSKYYSRITLKRLAELLCLSIQEAEKHLSDMVVSKALVAKIDRPIGIVCFQTSKDSNNVLNSWAMNLEKLLDLVEKSCHQIHKETMVHKAALKA from the exons ATG GAAGGAGGAGGCAATTTAGACGCTCAAATAGAGCAATTGCTCAACCTAGAGAAGCAGATGAGGCTCTCCGGCGACGTGGCCGGAACCAAGAAGGCCGCCACTGACATTCTTGAGCTCTGCTTCAAAGCTGCTGCTTGGAAGACCCTCAATGACCAGATCCTTGTCTTGTCCAAACGCCGTGGTCAGCTCAAGCAG GCTGTAACTGCAATGGTCCAGCAAGCAATGCAATACATTGATCAGACACCAGATCTTGAAACTCGTATTGAGCTTATTAAAACACTAAATAATGTTTCTGCTGGAAAG ATATATGTTGAAATTGAGAGAGCTCGGTTGATCAAAAGACTTGCAAAGATTAAGGAAGAGCAAGGCCTTATTGCTGAAGCTGCTGATCTGATGCAAGAAATTGCG GTGGAAACTTTTGGTGCTATGGCAAAAACTGAGAAGATTGCATTCATTCTTGAACAA GTACGTCTGTGCTTGGACCGACAAGACTATGTTCGTGCTCAGATACTATCAAGGAAAATTAGTCCAAGAGTTTTTGATATTGatgcttcaaaagaaaagaaaaagcctAAAGAAGGTGACGGTATTGTTGAAGAAGCTCCAGCTGATATACCATCGCTGCTAGAGTTGAAAAGGATCTACTACGAATTAATGATAAG gtaTTATTCTCATAACAATGATTACCTTGAGATTAGCCGTTGCTATAAGGCGATATACGAGATTCCTTCTGTTAGAGAGAATCCAGCCCAGTGGATACCG GTCTTGAGGAAAATATGTTGGTACTTGGTTCTGTCTCCATACGATCCAATGCAGTCCAGCCTTCTCAATTCCACCTTGGAAGATAAGAATCTTTCTGAAATCCCTTATTTTAG GTTGCTGTTGAAACAGGTGGTAACTATGGAGGTCATACAATGGACAACTCTTTGGAATACATACAAGGCTGAGTTTGAGAATGAGAAGAGCATGCTAGGAGGCTCTTTGGGTGACAAAGCAGCTGAAGATCTAAAGCAGAGAATAATTGAACAT AACATTCTTGTTGTTTCAAAGTACTACTCAAGGATTACGTTGAAGAGACTTGCAGAGCTACTGTGTCTGAGTATCCAG GAAGCTGAGAAGCATCTCTCGGATATGGTTGTGTCCAAGGCACTGGTGGCCAAGATTGACAGACCAATAGGAATAGTCTGTTTCCAAACTTCAAAGGATAGCAACAATGTTCTTAATTCGTGGGCTATGAACTTGGAGAAACTACTTGATCTTGTTGAGAAAAGCTGCCATCAGATACACAAAGAAACCATGGTTCACAAGGCTGCTCTGAAGGCTTAA
- the LOC133706592 gene encoding uncharacterized protein LOC133706592: MGETSFTCSSIKALAQPPFTGFRRCIGTPDGIAFCVRYPEKATRNIGAPDRGLVMTEPEGTAGEGRSVARALIFSPGTSSAEAPGVEEIHGLGSLDPHVPDQVSPVSELESMRAEIAAFREQSRIDREQQSTDRETNRLTQQKMQDLEDENTALARALDRRHQHNEALTQALARASQPATGVNAAQRVIQVPVELFPESLRHLPPPPLPQPVPNIPPVTDANTALLV; encoded by the exons atgggggagacttccttcacatgctcgagtataaaggcattagcacaaccaccttttacgg gatttaggaggtgcatcggtaccccagacggtatagcattctgtgtgaggtacccggagaaagccaccagaaacattggcgcgccagataggggcctagtcatgactgagccggaaggaacggcaggagagggtagaagtgtcgcccgggcactgatattctctccgggtacttcatcagcagaagcgccaggtgttgaagaaattcatggtctcggatccttggacccgcatgtcccggaccaagtgtctccggtatcggaattggaatccatgcgggcggagatagcagccttcagggaacaatccaggatcgatcgggaacaacagagtaccgatagggaaacaaaccgccttacgcaacagaagatgcaggatctggaagatgaaaacacagcgctggcccgagcactggaccggaggcaccagcacaacgaggcgctcacccaggccctggctagggcatcccaaccagcaacaggcgtgaacgctgcccagcgggtaatccaagtaccggtagagttattcccggaaagcttgaggcatctaccaccaccaccgttaccacagccagtaccgaatatccccccggtaaccgacgcaaacacggcattacttgtgtaa